CGCGGATAGCGTCTTCGATGGCGCCGATGGTGATGTGGCGCGAGTCATTGTAGCTCGTGCCGAAGCTCGTGACGAGGATGACCGGCTTCACGGCCTTCTCCTTTTCACTCGATTTCTCGGAACTCGCGGAGGTGTTGGAGCAGCCCGCGAGCGCGACTCCGGCGAGCGCGACGGCTCCGGTTGCTGCGGCGCCCATGAAGCCGCGGCGTGACATCTGGTCGGACATGGTTTTTCCTTTCCTCGGTTTGCCGGTCCCCCGGCGACAGTTGCTTGTCGGCACAAGCGAAAGAAAAGCGCACCCCTCGGGGTTCACAAGGAGCTAACGCCACGGCGATGCCGTGAGGAAAAGGCGAAGCAGTCTGGCTTGGGGCGCGAGGCGGTTCGCCCGCGCGTCCTATACAGTAATGTCCCTTGCCCAGGATTCCCACCTGGTTCCCTCCGCAAGCCAGCGCGGGCTGTGCGGGCGCCGCGCCGGTCATTTCCTTTTATCCGATTGTCATATGCTCGTTGCCGAAACTTTTACTATGATAGTGGGCACTTGTGAACGTGTCAAAGCCAGGGCGGGCGGCATTGCGCCTCCTGCCTGCGTATTTGCGCCGATTGCCGCCGCAGGCGCCGTGTTTTGCCCGCTGCGCGAATGGCGGCGTAAACGGTTGCGATGAGAAACGGGAAGGGAAGGCTCGGATGATTCATATCGTTGGCGCAGGCTCGGGCGCCGCCGACCTTATCACGCTGCGCGGGGCGCGCCTTCTGCGCGCGGCCGACGTGGTCGTTTGGGCGGGAAGCCTTGTGAATCCCGAGCTGCTCGCTGAGTGCAAGGAATCCTGCATCGTCTACGACAGCGCGCACATGACCTTGGAGGAAGTGCTCGACGTGATGTGCGCGGCAGATGCGCGGGGCGAGGAAGTGGTGCGCCTGCACACGGGCGACCCGTGCCTGTACGGCGCCATCCAGGAGCAGATGGACGCGCTCGACGCGCGCGGCGTGGACTACGAGGTGGTGCCCGGCGTGTCGAGCTTTTGCGGTGCCGCGGCGGCGCTTCGCCAGGAATACACGCTGCCGGGAATCAGCCAGTCGGTCGTGATCACGCGGCTTTCCGGACGTACCCCCATGCCCGCGGGCGAGGGCATGCGCACCATGGCGGAAAGCGGCTCGACTATGGTCATCTTCCTGAGCTCGGGTATGCTCGCCGAGCTTTCCGCCGAGCTTTTGGCCGCGGGCCGCAGCTCCGACGAGCCGGCGGCGCTCGTGTACAAGGCGACCTGGCCTGAGGAGCGCGTGGTGCGCTGCACAGTGGGCACGCTCGCCGATGCGGGCGCGCGAGAGGGCATCGACCGCACGGCGCTCGTGGTGGTGGGCCGCGTGCTCGGAGCTCGCGGCGGGCTTGCGCACGACGGCGCGCAAGCGGAGTCGTACGAGCGCAGCAAGCTTTACGACCCTTCGTTTGCCACGGGGTATCGGAAGGCGAGCAGCTAGCGTGGCCTTCGAGCACTACATATATACCGGGACGACCCGCCTGCGCTGCGGCTACACGACGGGGAGCTGCGCCGCGCTCGCGGCGAAGGCCGCCTGCGAGATGCTCTTGTCACGAAAGCCCGCCGGCCGCGTGTCGATCGCCACGCCCGGCGGGCTGCCCGTCGAGACGGACGTGGTCGACGTATGCATCGGCGAGGGGTGCGCCCAGTGCGCCGTGCGAAAGGACGCAGGCGACGATGCCGATGTGACCGACGGCGTGCTCGTGTACGCGCGCGTGGAACATGCGGGGTCGGGCACGGGCGCTGCGGGCAGCAAGGGCGTGCCCACGCGCGAATCGGAAGTTTCCGTCGATGGCGGCGTGGGCGTGGGGCGCGTGACGTTGCCCGGGCTCGAGCAGCCGGTGGGGGCGGCCGCCATCAACGCGACGCCGCGCGCGATGATCACTTCGGCGGTGCGCGAGGTGTGCGCCGCGCACGGCTTTTCTGGAAATATTGCTGTGACGATTTCGGTTCCCGAGGGCGTTTCCCTTGCCGAAAAGACCTTCAACCCGCACCTGGGGATAGAGGGCGGCATCTCCATCCTGGGCACGACGGGCATCGTCGAGCCGCGCAGCCTCGCTGCCTTGCGCGACAGCATCGAGCTCGAGATCCGGCAGCATGCGGCTATGGGGCGGCGCGGAGTCGTGCTCACGCCCGGCAACTACGGCGGGCAGTTCATCTCGGGGCATTTCCACCTAAACGGTGCGCCGGTGGTCTTCATCTCCAACTTTGTGGGCGATGCGATTGATTGCTGCGTTCGCGAGGGATTCACCAATGTCCTTCTTGTGGGACACATCGGCAAGCTGGTGAAGGTCGCTGGCGGCATCATGGACACCCATTCGCGTACCGCCGACTGCCGCGCGGAGATTCTGGCCGCCCACGCGGCCTTGGCCGGCGCGGGCGCGAAGACCGTGCGCGAGATCATGTCGTCGGTCACGACCACGGCGGCGCTCGAGGTAATCGAGGCCGCCGGCGTGGGGGACGCTGCGCGCGCCTCGCTCGCTGCGGCAATCGAGGACAGGTTGCGCCGCCGCGCGGCGGGCGCATGCGACATCGCCGCGGTCGTGTTCGACGCCGAGCGCCGCGAGCTTTTCCGCACATCGGGCGCCGATGCAGTTATCGGGGAATTGGGGGCGACGTATGAGTAAAGGTGTGCTGTACGGGGTGGGCACGGGGCCTGGCGACCCCGAGCTGCTCACGATCAAGGCCGTCCGCACAATCGAATCGTGTCCGGTCATCGCCGCACCGCAGACGGCGGACGGGGTCATGGTCGCGCTCGACATCGTGCGCGGCGCCGTTGACCTTACAGGCAAGACGGTGATCCCCGTGCGATTCTCGATGACGCGCGACGCCGAGCGCCGCGCGGCCGAGCATGCCTCGCTTGTTCGCGAGCTTGTCGCGCACCTGGATGCGGTCCGCGACGTCGCGCTGCTGAACCTGGGGGACCCGAGCATCTACGCCACCTTCCAGCGCATAGCGCCCGACGTGCGCGCCCGCGGGTTCGAGGCGCGCGCCATTCCCGGCGTGCCGAGCTTCTGCGCGGTCGCCGCGGCGCTCGAGCGCGACCTCACGCCCGAGATGTCGTCGCCTCTGCACATCGTGCCCGGCGGCTACGACGACGTGCGCCGCGCAATCGGCTGGCCGGGGACGAAGGTGGTCATGAAGGCGCGCCGCTCGCTTGCGGACACGAAGCGCTTCCTTAGCGAGGAGGGCGCCTTCGACGGTGCCGAGCTCGTAGAGGACTGTGGGCTTCCGGGCGAGCGCGTGTACCGCTCGCTCGACGATGTGCCCGATCGGGGCAGCTACTTCTCGACGATGGTGGTGCGCTAGATGAGGGTTTCCTGCATAGCGTTCACTGAGAGGGGGTATGCGTTGGCGGAGCGCACCGCACGCGCGCTTTCCGATTGCGCGCAGACAGGTGAAGACGACCCTGGCTGGGACGTTTCCGTTTCGCGCGGGTTCGGCGAGGGGAAGGCCGACCTGCGCGCATGGACGGCGCTCACGTGGGAAGCGTCGGACGCGCTTCTGTTCGTGGGCGCGGCGGGCATCGCCGTGCGGGCGATCGCACCGCATGTCGCCTCGAAGGCAAACGATCCCGCGGTTGTGGCGATCGACGAGGCGGGGCGCTTTGCCGTCCCGCTTTTGTCGGGGCATTTGGGCGGTGCGAACGAGCTTGCGCAAACTGTGGCACGCGCGGCAGGGGCCATCCCCGTCATCACCACGGCGACCGATGTCCGCGGCGTGTGGGCGGTGGATACGTGGGCGCGTCGTGCGGGGCTCGCCGTTTCGAATCCCGAGGCCATCAAGCGAGTGTCGGCGCGGCTGCTTTCTGGCGGGCGCGTGGCGCTCTATTCCGACATGCCGATTTCGGGACAGCCGCCTGAGGGGGTTGACATTGCCTCCGACCGCGCGCGGGCCGATATCGTCGTGTCGCCGTTCGCTGGCGCGAATGTAGGTGCGTCCGTTCGCGCGGCGGAGACAACGGGCGAGGTCGTGCCCGCCGGTGAGACGGGGAAGCCGGCGGGCGTGCGGGCGCAGGCGCCTGCGCCCGAGCCGCTTCGCCTTGTCGTGCCCTGCATCGTTGCGGGCATAGGGTGCCGTCGCGGTGCGTGCGCCGAAGCGATCGGGGAGGCGTTTCTTCTCGCGTGCGGGCAGGCGGGTATCTCGCCTTCGGCCGTGCGCGAGGCGGCGACGATCGACGTGAAGGCGCACGAGGAGGGTCTGCTCGCCTTCTGCCGCGCGCGCAATATCCCGCTTGCGACGTATTCCGCAGAGGAGTTGTCGCAGGTCGAAGGCAGCGTTTCGCCATCTGATTTCGTGCGCGCGACGGTGGGGGTCGACAACGTGTGCGAGCGCGCGGCGCTCGCGGACGGGGGCAAACTTATCTTCCCGAAGCTCGCTCACGGCGGCGTGACCTTCGCGTTTTCCAAGGTAACTATCGAACTTTCGTTTAAGGAGCGGTGATGGGAAAGCTCTTCGTGGTGGGGATCGGCCCGGGCGGCCCCGACGGCATGACGATTGCGGCTCGGCGCGCGCTCGAGGCGGCCGACATCGTTGTGGGGTACACGAAATACGTGGAGCTCGCGCTCGCCGCCGTGCCCGACGCGGCGCATCTCGCGACGCCGATGATGCACGAGGTCGAACGGTGCCGCCTGGCGCTTTCGCGCGCGCAGAGCGGAGAAGCCGTGGCGCTCGTGTGCAGCGGTGACGCGGGCGTGTACGGCATGGCGAGCCCCGTGCTGGAGCTTGCGGAGGACTACCCCGATGTAGACGTGGAAGTTATCGCCGGGGCCACCGCGGCTCAGAGCGGGTCGGCGGTGCTCGGCGCCCCGCTTGCCCACGACTTCGCGGTCGTGTCGCTCTCCGACCTGCTCACACCGTGGGAGGTCATCGAGCGCAGGCTCGCCGCCGTGGCGAGCGCCGACTTCTGCATCTGTTTGTACAACCCGCGCAGCAGAAAGCGCGCCGACAGGCTCTCGCGCGCGGCGAAGATTATGCTCGAATGGAAGGCCCCCGACACGCTCTGCGGCTGGGTACGCAACATCGGGCGCGAGGGGCAGCAGTCGGGCATGTGCAGGCTCTCCGAGCTGGGGGAGATCGACGCCGACATGTTCACCACCGTGTTCGTCGGCAACGCGGACACGAAGCGCGTAGGCGGCCGTATGGTCACGCCGCGCGGGTATCGGGAGATTCCATGCGAAAGGTAACGATCATCGGGGCGGGGCCCGGAAACCCCGACTTGCTCTCGCGCGCGGCGCTCGACGCGATCGACATCGCCGACGTGGTCATCGGCGCTCATCGCGCGCTTGCCGGCATCGACGTGCCGCCCGACGTGGTGAGATGCGAGCTCGTGAAGACGGCGGACATCGTCGCCGCGCTCACCGATGCGGCGTCGTGGCAGCGCGCCGTGGTCGTGATGACGGGCGATGTGGGGCTGTTCAGCGGCGCACGCCGCCTGGTGGAGGCGCTCTCCGGCGACGCGCAGGTGGACGTGCACGTCATTCCCGGCATAAGCTCAGCGTCGTATCTCGCCGCGCGCCTCGCGCGTCCATGGCAGGATTGGCGCTTCGCGAGCGCTCACGGCGTGGCGTGCGACATCGTGGCCGAGGCCGAGCGCGCAGGCGAGCTCTTCCTCGCCACGTCGGGCGGGGAAGACCCCTCGCGGCTTTCGGGCGAGCTTGTGCAGGCGGGCTTCGGGGACGCGCGCGTGACGGTTGCCGAGCGCCTGTCATACCCCGACGAGCGCATCACCTGCGCGACCGCAAGTGAAATCGCAGGTCAGACGTTCGACGACTTGAACGTGATGCTTATCGAGTTCGCAGGCTGCGCCGGGTCGCCTGCGGGCTCTAGCGCAGCCTGCGAGGCGCCGGCCGGCGCGTCTGCGCCCGCGGCGGCTTCTTTCGCGGCGGACTCTGCGGGCGCATCCCGCGCCGCGAGCTCCCGCTGGCCGTACGCTTCCTCGGGCATTCCCGACGAGCTCTTCATCCGCGGCGACGTTCCCATGACCAAGCAGGAGGTGCGCGCCGTCGCGCTCGCGAAGCTGCGCCTTACCGCGACCGACACCGTGTGGGACGTCGGCGCCGGCACGGGGAGCGTGTCGATCGAGGCGGCGCTCGTCGCGCGAGCGGGGTCGGTATGGGCGGTCGAGCGCAACGCGGCCGGTGTGCGGCTCATCCGAGAGAACGCGGATGCATTCGGGTGCGGCAACGTGCATGCGGTCCCCGGTGTCGCCCCCGAAGCGCTCGCGAAACTGCCCGTCCCCGACGCCGTGTTCGTCGGCGGGAGCGCGGGCGAGCTTCCCTCCATCGTGGAGGCGGCGCTCGAGAAGAACTCACAGGTTCGCCTGTGCGTGCCATGCGTCACCGTTGAGACGCTCACCGAGGCTTGCGCGCTCCTCTCGGGTTCGCGCTTTAAGGGGTTCGAGGCGTGCCAGGTGTCGGCCGTCCGCGCCACGGCTGTAGGCTCGCACCATCTTATGAAGGCGCAAAACCCCGTGTTCCTCGTCAGCGCGCGTGGTGCGGGCGCAGATGCCGAGGAGCTTGCCGAAGTCGGGGCGCTTGCGGAGTCGCCTGTCGGGGAGGACCCCTCTGCCGAGGGGAACCCATCCGTTGAGGTGGCCTCGCTTGCTAACTGCAACGCCGCAGGTGGGGAAGGCGGCGCCCGGTGAGCACGTCCATCCCGCGCTTCATGGTCGCTGCGCCCTCGAGCGGGAGCGGCAAGACGGTGGTAACGTGCGCGCTCCTGCGCGCGCTCGCGCGCCGCGGCCTTGCATGCGCGGCTTTCAAATGCGGCCCCGACTACATTGACTCGCTCTTTCATCGCCGCGTCGTGGGTGCGCGCTCGGGCAATTTAGACGGCTTCTTCACCGACGCCCCGACGCTGCGCGCCCTGCTCGCACGCGGCGCCGCGGGCGCGGATGTCGCGGTGCTCGAGGGGGTTATGGGCTTCTACGACGGCATGGCGCCCGGCGTGGCCGACGCGAGCAGCTACCAGGTTGCGCGCGACACGGAAACGCCGGTCGTTTTAGTGGTGAACGGGCGCGGGGCGTCTTTATCGCTCGCCGCCGTAATCCGCGGCATCGCCGAGTTCCTGCCTTGTGCGAACGTGCGCGGCGTCGTGCTGAACAAGACGAGCGCCGCTGCCTGCGCCTACGCGGCGCCTGCGATCGAGAAGCACACGGGCGTCGCGGTTTTGGGGAATATCCCCGCCGACGAGGCGTTCTCGCTCGAAAGCCGGCATCTGGGGCTTGTGACCGCCGACGAGGTCGAGCAGCTCTCCGCGCGCATCGACAAGATGGCCGAGCTGGTGGAAAAGAGCGTCGACGTCGACCGCTTGCTCGAAATAGCGGCGACGGCACCCGATATCCGCGAGGAACCTTACCGGTTGGAGCCGATCGCGGGAGCGCGGCCCATCGTCGCCGTCGCGCGTGACGAGGCGTTCTCGTTCTACTACGAGGAGAACCTGCGCACGCTCGAGGACCTGGGTTGCGAGCTGGCCTTTTTCAGCCCCCTGTGTGATAGCGAGTTGCCCCGGGGGACAAGCGCCCTCTATCTGGGGGGCGGCTACCCGGAGCTCCATGCGCGGCAGCTCTCCGAGAATGCGCCGATGCGCGAGGCAATGCGGCGCGCGGTGGAATCCGGCATGCCGACGGTCGCCGAATGCGGTGGGTTTCTGTACCTGCAGCGCGAAATCGCCGATGGCGAGGGGCGGCGTTGGCCTGTTGCGGGCGCCCTTGAGGGCGCAAGCGAGAACGGGGGAAGGCTGTCCCATTTCGGGTACGTGGAGCTCACTTCCCAACGCGACGGGCTCTACGGGCCGCGCGGCACACGCATTCGCGCGCACGAGTTCCACTACTGGCAGTCCACCTGCCCGGGTGGCGACTTCTGGGCGCAGAAGCCCCGGCGCGACAAGGGCTGGCCGTGCATGACGACCACCCCGTCCCTGGTGGCGGGCTTCCCGCATGTGTACTATCCTGCTAACCCCGACGTTGCGCGCGCGTTCGCGTCTGCCGCAGCGTCGTTCGCAGAGAGGAGACGGCATGGCTGAAGCAACCGAAACCGCGCTTGCCTGCATCCGCGAGGAAGTCGAGCGCGCGTTCTTGTCGGCGCCGGGCGCCGTGCTCGAAGCCGCGCTCTCCCGGATCGCGCCCGCAGACGAGTGCGCCCGCGCCGCCGCGTACGCCGCGTGGGACTCCATCGCGCACCCCTTGGGGGGATTGGGCGACTTTGAAGACGCCGTCGCGTGTATCGCCGCAGCTCAGGGGAGCGCCGTGGTGGCCGAATTCCCCCGTGCGCTCGCGGTATTCTTCTCCGACAACGGGGTCGTTGCCGAAGGCGTGTCGCAAAGTGGGCAAGACGTGACGCGAGCCGTCGCGCGCAACATGTGCGAGGGGGCCACGAGCGCCTGCCGCATGGCGGCGTTCGCGGGTGCCGAGGTCGTGCCCATCGACGTGGGTATGGCCCGGGGCTTAGAAGACGCGCGCATGGTGCGCGCGAACGTGCGGCGGGGGAGCGGCAACATCGCGCACGGCCCCGCTATGTCTCGCGATGGGGCCGTGCGTGCGATCGAGGTCGGAATCGCCGTCGCGTGCGGGCTTGCCCGCACCGGCGTGCGCCTTCTCGCCGCGGGCGAGATGGGCATCGGCAACACGACCACCTCGGCGGCGGTAGCCGCAGTGCTCATCGGGGCGGACGGGCGGAGCCTCGTCGGGCGCGGCGCGGGGCTCTCGGACGCGTCACTCGCGCGCAAGCGCGACGTGGTCGAGCGTGCTATCGACGCGAACTCGCCCGATCCCGCCGACCCGATCGACGTGCTCTCGAAGGTGGGCGGCTTCGACATCGCGGCGATGTGCGGCTTCTACCTGGGGGCCGCGGCCTCGAAGGCCCCGGCGCTCCTCGACGGGGTCATATCCTGCACGGCGGCCCTGTGCGCGGTGCGCCTGTGCCCCAACGCCTTGGGCTACCTCGTGGGCACCCACGCATCAAGCGAACCCGCAAGCCAGGAGCTCCTTCGCGAGCTCGGCATAAAGGCACCCCTCGACGCAGGTATGCACTTGGGTGAGGGCGCGGGCGCCATGGCGTATCTGCCCCTTCTGGATTCGGCGCTGCGCGTGTACCGGGATGGTAAGACGTTCACGGCGACTGGCATGGCTGCTTACGAGCATTTCGAGGCCGGGAAATGACGGTGACGCTCGTCATCGGCGCCGCCGCGAGCGGCAAGAGCGCCTACGCCGAGTCCCTGTGCCTTGGGCACGACGGCCCTCGCGTGTACCTGGCAACGATGGAGCCCTTCGGGGAAGAGGGCGCCCGCCGCATCGCGCGCCATCGGGCGCTGCGCGAGGGCAAGGGGTTTTCCACCCTCGAGCGCACGCATGACGTGGGCTCCGCAGCGCCCGGACTTCCGCGCGGCTGCACGCTTCTTTTGGAGGACGTGGGCAACCTGGTTGCGAACGAGCTCTTCGCGGAAGGCGGCTTGTCCCCACGTGACCCCGACGCTGCGGCGCGCGAGGTGCTCGGAGGCATCGAACGGCTCGCTCAGGCCGCTGCGTATACGGTGGTGGTCACCGTCGACGTGTTCGCCGATGGGATGCGCTACGATGAAGGGACTGAGGCATGGAGGCGCGCGCTCGCGCGCGTGAACGCGGGCGTGGCGGCGCTGGCCGACCGCGCCGTCGAAGTGGTATGCGGGATTCCCGTGTGGATGAAAGGCGAAGGACCTACAAGGTGAAGATAGTAGAGGCAATCGGCGCGGCGTTCGGAACGTTCTCGCGAATCCCCGTCCCGAAATCGGCCTGGACCGATTTCGGGTCAACCCATGCGCTTGCCGCGTTTCCCCTGGTGGGCCTTGCGGAAGGCTTCCTCATGACGGCATGGGGACACGTTGCGAACCTGCTCGGCGTGCCCGCGACCATCGTCGCGGCCGTGTTCGTGGCGCTGCCTGTGGCGGTGACGGGAGGCATCCACCTAGACGGGCTCTGCGACACCTCCGATGCGCTTGCAAGTTGGGCCCCGCGCGAGCGAAAGCTCGAGATCATGCACGACCCGCGGGCGGGCGCCTTCGGGGTCATCGGTGTTGTTGTGTACCTTATTCTGCAGTTTTCCCTGTTCACCGCGCTGCCGCTTACGGCGGGGGTGTTCCTCGCGCTTCTGTGCTCGCTTGTGTTCTCCCGCGCGCTTTCGGGGCTTGCCGTTGAATGCTGGCCTGCCGCGCGGGCGGACGGCATGGCCGCGGGGCTCTCGCCTGCGAAGAAGCGCGCGGCGATCGTCGTGCCGCTTTGCGCTTTCGCTGCGGCTTCGGCTGCAGGGATGGTTGCGTGCGCTCGGGCCGTCGGCGCCCTTATGGCGGTGGCGGGGATTTTGGCGCTCGCGTGGTACCGCCATGTTGCCCTGTCCCGCTTCGGTGGGGTGACGGGGGATTTGGCCGGATGGTTTCTGCAATGGGCCGAGCTCGCGATGCTTGCCATGCTAGTGGCGGGGGGCATGCTCCTATGATGCTCGTGGTAGGTGGCGCACATTCGGGGAAGAGGACCTTCGTGCGCGAAAAGCTCGGGTTCGCGGCAGACGATTTCGTCGACGCGGTGCAGTTTGCGGAGGGCGGCGTGCCCGCGGCTTTTGCCGGTCGCGTCGCGTACCGTGCAGAGGAACTCGTACGAGCGCTCGACGCTGACCGGGCGCTCGAGCGGCTGATCGGCTTCGACGTAGTGATTCTGCCCTTGGTCGGTTCGGGGGTCGTTCCCATGCGTGCGGAAGACGCCCAATGGCGCGAGCGCGCGGGGCGCCTGGGATGCGCGCTCGCTGCGCGCGCCGACGTCGTCGTGCGCATGACGTGTGGGATGCCCCAGGTCATCAAAGGAAACCTTACCGATGCGCCTCGAAGGACGCAGGGCGCGGGCGCGTCTTTGGAAGTCGTCTTCGTGCGCCATGGTGCCACGGCGGGCACGGAAGACCATCGCTACAGCGGGGCGGGCACCGACGAGCCCCTGTCGAGCGCGGGCGAGCGCGCTTTGGACGACCTCGCGTGCGATCGTGATGTGTTCCGTGTTATCACGAGCGGCATGGCCCGCACCGACCAGACGGCGCGCATCCTCTTCCCGAACGCTGAGCTTATAGCGTGCCCCGGTCTGCGCGAGATGGATTTCGGCGACTTCGAGGGGCGAAACGCCGCCGAGCTTAAAGAGGATGCGCGCTACCGCGCCTGGGTAGACTCCTGGTGCGAGACGCGCTGCCCGCATGGCGAGGGCAAGAGCGATTTCACCCGCCGTGTCGTCGCGGCGTTTCGGGAGGCGTGCGAATCGGAGCGCGCCCAGGGAGGTGGGCGCGCCGTCTTCGTCGTTCACGCTGGTACCGTGAAAGCGCTGCTCTCCGAGCTCGCTGTCCCGAAAATGGGATACTTCGACGTGCATACCGAGCCAGGCGGCGCATGGGCCGCCACCTGGGATGGACGCTGCCTTCGCGACGTTCGCCCCGCTTCGGGGGGCGATGCCCAGTGATGACGATTCTTGCCGTCGCCGCCGGGTTCGCGGCCGACCTTGCATTCGGCGACCCGCGCTGGTTTCCCCATCCCGTCGTCGCCATGGGGCGCGCGATCACGTGGGCCGAAGGCCGCCTGCGGCGCGCATTCCCGCAAACGTCCGCGGGCGCGCGCGCCGCAGGGCTTGTGCTCTCCGTGGCGCTTCCGCTTGCGTGTGGGCTTTTGACCTGGGGAATCCTGCATCTTTGCGGCATGGTTCACTCCGGCTTGCGCTTCGTGGCCGAGGCATGGGCGAGCTATCAGATTCTCGCGGCATGCGAGCTGCGCCGCCAGAGCCTGGCCGTGGCCCGCGCGTTCTCGAAGGGCGGCCTTGTCGCGGCGCGCGAAGCCGTCGGGCTCATCGTGGGACGCGACACGTCTGTTCTCGACGAGCAGGGCGTCGCGCGCGCCGCCGTGGAAACGGTGGCGGAGAACGCGAGCGAC
The DNA window shown above is from Collinsella aerofaciens and carries:
- a CDS encoding adenosylcobinamide-GDP ribazoletransferase, with amino-acid sequence MKIVEAIGAAFGTFSRIPVPKSAWTDFGSTHALAAFPLVGLAEGFLMTAWGHVANLLGVPATIVAAVFVALPVAVTGGIHLDGLCDTSDALASWAPRERKLEIMHDPRAGAFGVIGVVVYLILQFSLFTALPLTAGVFLALLCSLVFSRALSGLAVECWPAARADGMAAGLSPAKKRAAIVVPLCAFAAASAAGMVACARAVGALMAVAGILALAWYRHVALSRFGGVTGDLAGWFLQWAELAMLAMLVAGGMLL
- a CDS encoding histidine phosphatase family protein, coding for MVSAMGRARDACHASGGGHAPMMLVVGGAHSGKRTFVREKLGFAADDFVDAVQFAEGGVPAAFAGRVAYRAEELVRALDADRALERLIGFDVVILPLVGSGVVPMRAEDAQWRERAGRLGCALAARADVVVRMTCGMPQVIKGNLTDAPRRTQGAGASLEVVFVRHGATAGTEDHRYSGAGTDEPLSSAGERALDDLACDRDVFRVITSGMARTDQTARILFPNAELIACPGLREMDFGDFEGRNAAELKEDARYRAWVDSWCETRCPHGEGKSDFTRRVVAAFREACESERAQGGGRAVFVVHAGTVKALLSELAVPKMGYFDVHTEPGGAWAATWDGRCLRDVRPASGGDAQ